The Dehalococcoidales bacterium region CAGCGCAATGTTCAGACGCTCGATAGCCAGCGGGTACTCAGCCCGGCAATAGATGTAACCATGGCTTGTCCCCATGGCGTAAGCGCCGATGAGCATACCCTCCAGTACGGCGTGGGGGTCACTCTCCAGTTGAGACCGGTTCATAAAAGCGCCCGGGTCACCCTCATCGGCATTGCAAATCAGGTATTTCTCGGTACCCGGGGAGCGGCGGCAGAACTCCCACTTTTGACCGGTGGGGAAACCAGCGCCACCCCGACCCCTCAACCCCGACTTCTTTACCTCTCCGATAACCTCATCGGGAGTCATCTTCAGCGCTCTGAGGAAACCACTGTAACCACCATTGGCGATGTATTGTTTGATTTCTGTAGGGTCGATATGTCCGCAATTACGTGTTGATATGCGCACCTGCGGTTTGAACACCGGCAAATCAGAAAGCCTGGAAATACCATCAAGGCTACCCTCGCCGACGATACCCAGCGCCAGGTCAGCGCGGGGTTTATCATTGACCAGATAGTCTTCCAGGAGCTCGGAAATAATTTCCGGCGTAACCCCGCTGTAAATGATACGGGGATGGCCTGGCTTGGCAATATCCACCAGGGGTTCCGCGTAGCAGACCCCGACGCAGCCTACCTCTGACACAACAGCGTCAATGTTTAATCGGGATAACTCCTGGTTAATCGCTTCTAAAACCGCCATCGCCCCGGCGGCGCGGCCGCAGGTAGCGGTACCGACAAGAATATGGGGCTTTATCCCCTGTTGTAAAGCCCCCCATTCTGCTACGGCCTGTTTTTGTATTTCCTCGAATGTCATACTACTCCCCTCGCTCCCCGACCAGCAGTTTTTTCACTTTAGCCGTGGTCATCTTGCCGTAGACAGTGTTATCCATTACCGCCACCGGAGCCAGAGCGCAGGCGCCAAAGCAGGCCACTCGCTCCAGACTGAACTTGTAGTCCCGGGTAGTTTGCCCGGGCTGGATACCAAGCTCCTGCTGCACTGTGTCCATAATGCGCCGCGCACCCCGGACATGACAGGCGGTACCCTGACAGACCCTTACTTTATGTTCGCCCTGCCGTTCAAACCGGAACTGGGCATAGAAACTGGCCACCCCGTAGATCTCATTTTTGGAGAGACCCAAAAAATTGGCTACCTCCGAGATTGTCTCCTCGGAAAGATAGCCTAACTCTTCTTGCGCTTTCTGCAGAACGGGAATGGTAGCTCCTCTCTGCCCGTGGTAAGGAGCTAAAATCTGTGACAATCTCTCATTCACACCTAGACCTCCCGGATTTGAAATCAAGTTCCCATTACAATTTACCACCAAACGGGGCATAATGTAAACCCTGACCAGGCTATTTTTCGGATGGTATTATTCGGTTTTGGTTGGCGGTGTCATTGCGAGACCATTCCGCTATAGGCGGAAGGCTTCAGCCCGAGTTCAGCCCGAGGGCGAAGCAATCTGTGTGTGGGGAAGGGTACCCCTCACCTCTCAGATTGCCGCGTCGCGGAGTTTACACTGAGCGAAGAGAACGTGCTCCTCGCAATGACAAATAAAACCAACCAAATGCAAACAGAACCTCTTCGGATCGGATAAATCTTTGGCATGTTAAGCAGGGTTATGTTAAAATATTCAGATGAAGAGACTTTCCCTCGAAGTTCAGACTGATATCAGTCGTGACCTGGGCACGACGTATCACCCCATGAGTCATAACACCAGGCGGATGATAATAAGGTGATCACTATCGTTGACTACGGGGCCGGTAATCTGCGCAGTGTCGCCAATGCTATCACCAGGCTGGGTTACCGGTCCAGAATAACCAGCAACCCCGACGAGCTATCCGATGCCAGTGCCGTTATCCTGCCCGGCGTTGGCGCTGCCGGTGATGCCATGCGTAACCTTAAAGGACTGGGTATGGTTGAGCCGATACGCCAGCTTATCGCCGTGGGCCGCCCCTTCTTTGGAGTTTGCCTTGGACTGCAAGTCTTGCTTACCGGCACCGAGGAAGGCGGCTGGTATGAATGCCTCGATGTCATCCCCGGGCGCGTACGCAAGCTCCCTCCGGGACTGAAGATACCGCACATGGGATGGAACCAGGTAAGGCAGAAGATTGCTCACCCTGTATTCGAAGGTATACCGGACGGGACAAACTTTTACTTTGTCCACAGCTACTATGTGGAGCCTGAAGACAGGTCACTGATCGCCGGTGAAACCGATTACGGCATCACGCTGTGCAGCGTAATTGCGCGGGGTAACCTGGTCGCCACCCAGTTTCACCCCGAAAAGAGCGGCGACTACGGACTGAAAATGTACGACAACTTTATCAAGCTGGCCCTGTCCGTCAAATCGGGTAGAGGCTAAAAACCGTTGTTGAGAGATAATAGCCGATGCTGACCAAGAGAATCATCCCCTGCCTTGATGTCAAGGGAGGCAGGGTGGTCAAGGGCGTGAAGTTCCGCGACCACCGTGATGCCGGTGACCCGGTGGAACTGGCCGCATTCTACAATGAGCAGAAGGCCGACGAACTGGTCTTCTACGACATCACCGCTTCCAGTGAGGACCGGGGAATCATGCTGGAAGTAGTGAAACGTACCGCGGACAGAGTATTCATCCCGTTGACAGTGGGCGGCGGGTTACGCACGGTGGAGGATATCCGCCAGATGCTGGAAGCCGGAGCCGACAAGGTCTCCATAAACACGGCGGCGGTACTGGACCCAAGCTTCATCACCCGGGGCGCCGAGCGCTTCGGCAGCCAGTGCATTGTGCTGGGCATGGACGCCAGGCGAATCCCCGGGGTAACCCCACCCCACTGGGGGGTATTCACCCATACCGGCGCTGATGGCGGGCGGGCTGCCGGCCGCGACGCCGTAGAATGGGCCGTCCAGGCTGTGGAGATGGGAGCCGGTGAGATTGTCGTCAACAGCATTGACGCTGACGGCACCAAGGCCGGCTACGACCTGGAATTGCTCCGGGCCATCTCCGAGGCAGTAACCGTCCCCGTCGTCGCCAGCGGCGGCGCCGGCTCCCCGGAAGACCTCTACCAGGCGCTGGTTAACGGTAAGGCCGATGCCGTTCTCGCCGCCAGCATTTTCCACTACGGGACTTACTCCATCGATGCGGTAAAAGACTACCTGGCAAAAAAGGGTATTCCGGTCCGAACCTGATTCAACAAGGCAGCACCTTGCTTAACTTACTGATAATAGCTGAAAACAAGGACGCCGTAACCGGGCTATCTTCCAGCCTGGTCCGTAACGGGTGTTCCTGCCCGGTTGTCTCCGGGGAGAAGGAGCTGGCTACACAGCTCACCAGGCAGACCCCGGACGCCATATTAATGGCAACCAGTGATTATCAGAAAATAGAAGACCTTTCCCGAAGAGTAAAACAGAGCCAAGACCTGCCCGTCATTGCCCTGGTCGCCAGAGATACGCTCGATGCCATGAATAGCCAGCAAAGCATAGATGACTTCATCGTTGAGCCATATAATGTTACCGAGCTTTTGGTAAGAATAAGACGCCTCTTGAAGATAACCGCCCACCATGAAGACGGGGAACTGATAAAATGCGATGACCTGGTAATAGACCTGGACAGGTACGAGGTGTCCGTCAGTGGCAGGCCGGTGATGCTGACCTTCAGGGAATATGAGCTGCTCAAGTTTATGGCCCGCCACCGGGGGCGGGTCTTTA contains the following coding sequences:
- a CDS encoding NADH-quinone oxidoreductase subunit F — translated: MTFEEIQKQAVAEWGALQQGIKPHILVGTATCGRAAGAMAVLEAINQELSRLNIDAVVSEVGCVGVCYAEPLVDIAKPGHPRIIYSGVTPEIISELLEDYLVNDKPRADLALGIVGEGSLDGISRLSDLPVFKPQVRISTRNCGHIDPTEIKQYIANGGYSGFLRALKMTPDEVIGEVKKSGLRGRGGAGFPTGQKWEFCRRSPGTEKYLICNADEGDPGAFMNRSQLESDPHAVLEGMLIGAYAMGTSHGYIYCRAEYPLAIERLNIALDQMRECGLLGDNILGSGFNFEITIKEGAGAFVCGEETALMASIEGKRGMPRPRPPFPAVSGLWGKPTNINNVGTWADV
- the nuoE gene encoding NADH-quinone oxidoreductase subunit NuoE, whose translation is MNERLSQILAPYHGQRGATIPVLQKAQEELGYLSEETISEVANFLGLSKNEIYGVASFYAQFRFERQGEHKVRVCQGTACHVRGARRIMDTVQQELGIQPGQTTRDYKFSLERVACFGACALAPVAVMDNTVYGKMTTAKVKKLLVGERGE
- the hisH gene encoding imidazole glycerol phosphate synthase subunit HisH → MITIVDYGAGNLRSVANAITRLGYRSRITSNPDELSDASAVILPGVGAAGDAMRNLKGLGMVEPIRQLIAVGRPFFGVCLGLQVLLTGTEEGGWYECLDVIPGRVRKLPPGLKIPHMGWNQVRQKIAHPVFEGIPDGTNFYFVHSYYVEPEDRSLIAGETDYGITLCSVIARGNLVATQFHPEKSGDYGLKMYDNFIKLALSVKSGRG
- the hisF gene encoding imidazole glycerol phosphate synthase subunit HisF yields the protein MLTKRIIPCLDVKGGRVVKGVKFRDHRDAGDPVELAAFYNEQKADELVFYDITASSEDRGIMLEVVKRTADRVFIPLTVGGGLRTVEDIRQMLEAGADKVSINTAAVLDPSFITRGAERFGSQCIVLGMDARRIPGVTPPHWGVFTHTGADGGRAAGRDAVEWAVQAVEMGAGEIVVNSIDADGTKAGYDLELLRAISEAVTVPVVASGGAGSPEDLYQALVNGKADAVLAASIFHYGTYSIDAVKDYLAKKGIPVRT
- a CDS encoding response regulator transcription factor; translated protein: MLNLLIIAENKDAVTGLSSSLVRNGCSCPVVSGEKELATQLTRQTPDAILMATSDYQKIEDLSRRVKQSQDLPVIALVARDTLDAMNSQQSIDDFIVEPYNVTELLVRIRRLLKITAHHEDGELIKCDDLVIDLDRYEVSVSGRPVMLTFREYELLKFMARHRGRVFTREALLTGVWGYDYFGGDRTVDVHIRRLRSKIEDPHHTFIETVRNIGYRFTKKG